ACCGGCCGCCACCACGACGAGCACCGCGGTGCCGAAGAGCAGGAACAGGGGCTTGCCCGTGGGGGCGTAGATGCTGAGGACGCCGTTCACCAACGCACCGAGACCCACGCTGTCGTACACCGGCAGTGACAGCTGGTAGACCGCAGCCGGCTTCACGACCAGGAGGTAGGACAGCAGGAACACGGCGAGGTACCCGCCGCCCAGCAGGACCAGGGGCAGGCGGGCTCGCACCAGCGCCGGGCGGTCGGCCACCCACGAGATGAGCACCGCGGTGGCGCCCACCGACGCGGTCGCGATCACCGCCGTGTTCGAGAAGGGCAGCGCCAGCACCGACACCGCGAAGAACCAGCCGAGTGCTCGCGTCGAGAAGCGCTCGCGCACCAGCGTCACGCCCGTGGCCAGGATGAGCGCGCCCGCGGCGTACTCGAACGCGTAGTGCTTGAACATTCCCGCTTCCCAGACCACCCACATCGCCAGGCCCCCGGCGAGCACCGCACACAGTCGCCCGAGTGCGGTCTCGATCATGCGGGCCGCCCGGCGCAGGGCGAGGATGCCCACCACGAAGGCGATCAGGCTGGGCAGCCGCAGGACGATCTCGTTCAGCCCGAACGCGTCGACGAGCAGCTTGTCCAGCACGTACACGCCGTACGGCATGGTCTGCTCGAACAAGGCCATCGGCTGCCCCGGGGCCAGCCAGCCCTGCCCGGCCACGGCCTGGTAGACCATCGCCTCGTCGAACCAGAAGTTGCGGTTGGTGACCTCGATGGTCACCACCAGGAGCACGACGAAGGCGCCGAGGCCGATGTCCGTCCAGCGCTCCCACCGCCGCCGCGTCGGCGGTTCCTGCGGTCGACGAGCGCGGTTGAGCATGGCGCGATCCTAGGCGATGGCCGGTGGTCGCCGGACCGCAATCGGCAGACGCAAGAGGCCCCGACCCCGTGCGGGATCAGGGCCTCCTACTCGTGCGATCAGTCCAGGTAGTCGCGCAGCACCTGGCTGCGGCTGGGGTGGCGCAGCTTGCTCATCGTCTTGGACTCGATCTGGCGGATCCGCTCACGCGTGACGCCGTAGACCTTGCCGATCTCGTCCAGCGTCTTCGGCTGACCGTCGGTGAGCCCGAAACGCATGGACACCACGCCGGCCTCGCGCTCGGACAGGGTGTCCAGCACGGAGTGCAGCTGCTCCTGGAGCAGGGTGAAGCTCACCGCGTCCGCCGGCACGACCGCCTCGGAGTCCTCGATCAGGTCACCGAACTCGCTGTCGCCGTCCTCGCCCAGCGGGGTGTGCAGCGAGATGGGCTCGCGGCCGTACTTCTGCACCTCGACGACCTTCTCGGGGGTCATGTCGAGCTCCTTGGCGAGCTCCTCCGGAGTGGGCTCGCGGCCCAGGTCCTGAAGCATCTGCCGCTGCACGCGGGCGAGCTTGTTGATGACCTCGACCATGTGCACCGGGATCCGGATGGTGCGCGCCTGGTCCGCCATGGCCCGGGTGATCGCCTGCCGGATCCACCAGGTGGCGTACGTCGAGAACTTGTAGCCCTTGGTGTAGTCGAACTTCTCGACCGCGCGGATCAGACCCAGGTTGCCCTCCTGGATGAGGTCCAGGAAGAGCATGCCGCGGCCGGTGTAGCGCTTGGCGAGCGAGACGACCAGTCGCAGGTTGGCCTCGAGCAGGTGGTTCTTGGCCTTCTTGCCGTCCTGGGCGATCCACCACAGCTCGCGCTTGAACTTCGGCTCGATCTTGGCGCCGGAGTTCAGCCGCTCCTCGGCGAACAGGCCGGCCTCGATGCGCTTGGCGAGCTCGACCTCCTGCTCGGCGTTCAGCAGGGCGACCTTGCCGATCTGCTTGAGGTAGTCCTTGACCGGGTCGGCGGTGGCGCCGGCGGTCGCGACCTGCTGGGCGGGCGCGTCGTCGTCGTCGTCCGTGATGACGAAGCCGGTCTCCTCGACGTCCTCGGCCGCCTCGCCCTCAGCTGGCTCGGCCGGTGTCTCGCCGTCTTCGGCCGCGGGAGCTGCCTCGTCGCCGGCGGCCGGCGCGGCGGCAGCCTGCTTCGCCGCGGTCTTCTTGGCCGGAGCGGCCTTCTTCGCCGTGGCCGCCTTGGTCGCGGGGCGCGCAGCGGCACTCGTCGCTGCCTCGGCTGCGTCGGGCGTCGCCTTCTTGGCGGCCGCCTTCTTCGCCGGAGCAGCCGCGGACTTGGCCGCAGGCTTCGCAGCCTCCGTCGACTTGGCGGCGGCCTTCTTCGCGGGGGCCTTCGTCGTGGCGGATGCCGAGGTGGAAGCACGCTTGGTCGCCGTGGCGGCGACTGCACGACTGGGTGCAGCCTCCAGGTGCACCGCGACGCCCTGCTCGTCGAGCGTGCGCAGCACGGCCTTCATCCTCTTCAGTGGGAGGTCAGCCTCCTCCAGCGCGTGCTTGACGGAACCGGCGTCCACGAAACCGTTGGTACGGCCGAGGCGCAGGAGGTCCTGCAGAGCGGGATGGGTGAACTCGGCCGGAAGTGACTCGGCAGAGCTGGACCGGGCGGTCGGAACCGACGACACGGACAACCTTTCGTCGCGGATGATCGGGTGGGCGCGGGGGTGGTTCAGTGGAAACGGCGGACGGGCAATCCAACCGGTAACCCGCACAACGCGTGGAACCGGCCAATAATGCCCGGGCCGCGAGATTGACTCCCCCGGCCGGACTCAACAGCCCATTGTGTCATGCGTTCCCGCAGACGGGCGGTACCGGTTCACGGACGGCGGTGCGTCGTGGTGCTGGGAGCACCCAGCGTCACGCATCCGCCTTGACGGCGAGCACGGGGCACGGCGCATCCAGCAGGATGCGCTGCGCGTTGGATCCCAGGATGAGCTTGCCCACCGGGGTCCGCCGCCGCAGGCCGATCACGATGAAGTCGGCGCCGATCTCCGTCGCCACCGCGATCAGGTCCTCGGCGGGCTCGAGGCCGCGCACCAGCTGGCGGACCTCGTGGTCGATGCCGGCCTCGGCCAACTCACGCTGCACGGCCGCCAGCTCGGCCTCGTACCGCACCGCGTCGTCCGAGGCGAGGTCCTTGCCCCCACGGTTCGAATTGATCACCACCAACCGGGTGGACCGCAGCTTCGCTTCCTCCGCCGCCCGCCGCAGAGCGGCCTTACCCTCGTTGGTCGGGACGAAGCCCACCACGATCGCCATCGATCCTCCTCGCTGCACACCGCCCGCGCGCCCGTCGGACGGGGACGACCGTACCGGAACTGACCGCGCTGCGACGATCCGTAGGCTGGGCACGAGCTCGCCCCCGCGCCGACGCCCCTGGATGAGGTTCACCATGGCAGTGCAGCCCACGACCGGACCCACCCTGGGCCTCGAGGAGGAGCTGCACGTCTGCGACCTCGCGAGCGGTGACCTGCGCAGCAGCGCCGACGACCTGCTGGCGGCGCTGTCCACCCCCGCGACCACTGCGGGCCTGACCGCGGCCGGCACCGTCGTCGCCGAGCTGCCGCTGTCCCAGATCGAGACCGTCACCGGCGTCGGGAGCAGCATCGAGGACCTGCTCGGGCGAGCACTGACGCTGCGAGCCGCCGCCGCCGGGGCGGCCACCGAGCTCGGGCTCGGTCTGCTGGCCAGTGGCTCTCCCCCGCTCGGTCGGGCGGCCGACCAGCGCGTCTCGCCCGACTCCCGGTACGACGCGCTGCGCGAGCGAGCGGCGGCGCTGGTGGACCAGCAGCTCATCGCCGGCATGCACCTGCACGTCGGGGTCGGCGACCCCACGTCCACGGCGGTGGACGACGAGGCGCGGGTGGCCGTGGTCGAGGCGCTGCGCCCGTGGCTGCCGGCCCTGCTCGCCCTGACGGCCAACTCGCCGTACTGGTTGGGCACGGACACGGGCTTCGCGTCCTACCGCCAGGTTCACTGGCAGCGTTGGCCGGTCGCGGGCCCGCCGCCCTCGGCCCAGGACGCGGCGCAGTGGCACCGCTCGGTCGCCGCCCTGGTCGACGCCGGCGTCGTGGACGACGCCAGCTTCGTCTACTGGGACGTCCGGCTGGCCACCCGCTTCCCGACCGTCGAGGTCCGGGTCGCCGATGTGGTTCCGACCCTGGACGACGCCGCCGGTTTCGTGGCGATCGTGCGTGGCCTGGCGGCCGGGGCTCTGGCGGAGCACGAAGCCGGACGCCGGGCGCCGGGCGTGCGACTGTCGGCGCTGCGAGCCGCTACCTGGCGCGCCGCCCGGTACGGGTTGGCCGGTCAGCTGGTGGACCCGGCGACCGGCACCCTGGCACCGGCCGTCGACGTGCTGCGCTCGATGCTGCGGCACGCCGCACCCGGGCTCGAGATCGCGGGCGACGGCGACCTGGCGCGCGACGGGCTGGCCCGGGTGTTCCGGGACGGCAACGGCGCCGACCGGCAACGGCGGGCGTTCGAGCGGTTCGGGTGGGAGGGCGTGCTGGACGTCGTGCGCGTCGACCCCGACGCCAGCACCCCGACGGTGACCAGTGGGGACGGCAACGGCTGGGTCGCCTGCACGTGCGGTCAGCAGCACTGGGGCCTGCACGGCGCGGCGGGGCTGCTGCTCACCCGGCCTGGGGCGGCCGGTCCCGAGGTGCTGCTGCAGCTGCGCGCCGCCTGGACCCACCAGGGCGGTACCTGGGGCCTGCCCGGTGGTGCCCGGGACAGCCACGAGACGACCGGCGAGGCCGCCCGCCGCGAGGCCTGGGAGGAGGCGGGCGTCGAGCCCGGTGCCGTGACCGTCCTCGGCGAGGACCAGGACGACCACGGACCGTGGTCCTACACCTACGTCCTGGCGCGGGCCGACGACGGCGTCGCCGCCTCCCCCACCAACCGCGAGTCCGACGCGGTCGAGTGGGTACCCGTGCCCCAGGTCGACGCGCGGGAGCTGCACCCGGCCTTCGCCGCGGCGTGGCCGCGGCTGCGCACCCGGCTGGTCGCGCTCGCCGAGGTCAGGGAGCGCTGACCCGCGCGGAGGCCAGGCTGCGCCGGACGACCTCGCCCACCTGCGAGGTCTCGATGAGGAAGCCGTCGTGCCCGTACGGCGAGCTGACCGTGAGCAGGGGCCGTGCGGTCGGGACCGCCGCCACGATCTCCTCCGACAGCCGCGGTGGGTACAGCCGGTCGCTGTCCACGGACGCTACGTACAGGTCGCAGGTGACCCGGCCCAGCGCCTGCTGGACCCCACTACGGCCTCGCCCGACATCGTGCGAGTTCATCGCCTCGGTCAGCACCACGTAGGAACCGGCGTCGAACCGCCGGTGCAGCTTGTCCGCGTGGTGGTCCAGGTAGCTCTCGACCGCGTACCGCCCGCTCCCCCCGATCGGCTGCTCGTCGCCCTGCGCCGAACGCCCGAACCGTTCCGCGAGCTCGAGCTCGCTGCGGTAGGTCACGTGCGCGATGCGGCGGGCGATACCGAGACCCGCGACCGGGCCGGGCCCGTCCAGCTCGTGGTAGTCGCCGCCGGCCCACTGCGCATCCGCCCGGATGGCCAGCAGCTGCGGCTCGCACCAGGCGATCTGCTCCGCGGTGGCGTACGCGGTCGAGGCCAGCACCACGGCCGAGCGGAGCCGGTCGGGGTAGGTGACCGCCCACTCGAGGACCCGCATGCCACCCATGGACCCGCCGATGACCGAGGCCCAGCTGTCGATGCCGAGCCGGTCGGCCAGCCGAGCCTCCGCGGCCACCTGGTCCCGGACGGTGAGGAAGGGGAAGCGCGAGCCCCATGCCCGGCCGTCCGGAGCGGGCGAGGCCGGTCCCGTCGTCCCCTGGCACCCACCGAGCACGTTGGGTGCCACGACGAACCACTGGTCGGTGTCCAGCGCTCTACCCGGCCCGACGAGCGCGTCCCACCAGCCGGCCGTGGGGTGCCCCGACGTGGCCGGACCCGAGACGTGGCTGTCGCCGGTCAGCGCGTGCAGCACCAGCACGGCGTTGTCCCGCGCTGCGTTGAGCGTGCCCCACGTCTCGTAGGCGACGGTCACGTCCGGCAGGGCACCGCGTGCCTCCAGCGTCAGCGTCCCCACATCGGCGAAGTGCCGGCGTCCGACGGGGTCCCCCGCCGACCAGGCGCCCCCCGCCGCCATCAGGCCTCCTTGGCCGCGCGGAAGCCCGCCTCCAGGTCGGCCAGGATGTCGTCGATGTGCTCGATGCCGACTGCGAGCCGGACCAGCCCGGGCGTCACGCCGCTGGACAGCTGCTCCTCCGCGGACAGCTGGCTGTGCGTGGTGGATGCCGGGTGGATGACCAGGCTCCGCACGTCGCCGATGTTGGCCACGTGGCTGTGCAGCTCGAGCGCCTCGACGAATCGCTGCCCCGCCTCGGAGCCACCCTTGATCTCGAACGCCAGCACGGCGCCCGGACCCTTGGGCGCGTACTTGAGTGCGCGCTCGTGCCAGGGGCTGCTCTCCAGCCCGGCGTACGCCACGCTCTCGACCTCGTCGCGGCCCTCGAGCCACTGCGCCACCGCCTGGGCGTTCTGCACGTGCCGCTCGATGCGCAGGCTCAGCGTCTCGATGCCCTGCGCGATGAGGAAGGCGTTGAACGGCGAGGCTGCCGGCCCCAGGTCGCGCAGCAGCTGCACCCGGGCCTTGAGGATGAACGCGAGGTTCGCGCCGAGGGCGCTGCCCACGCCGAGGTCGCGTCCGTAGACCAGGCCGTGGTAGCTCGGGTCGGGCTGGTTGTAGTTCGGGAACTTGTCCGGGTCCTGGGCGAAGTCGAACTTCCCACCGTCGACGATGACGCCCGCGATGGACGTCCCGTGACCGCCGAGGTACTTGGTCGCCGAGTGCACCACGATGTCGGCGCCCCACTCGAGCGGACGGATCAGGTACGGCGTGGCCACCGTGTTGTCGACCACCAGCGGGACGCCGTGCGCATGCGCCACTCCGGCGACGCCCTCGATGTCGAGCACGTCGGACTTGGGGTTGGCGATGGTCTCGGCGAAGAAGGCCTTGGTGTTCGGCTGGACGGCCGCCTCCCACGAGGCCAGGTCGTCGGGGTCGTCCACGAAGGTGGTCTGGATGCCCAGCTTGGGGAACGTGTAGTGCAGCAGGTTGTAGGTGCCGCCATACAGGCTGGGGCTGGCCACGATGTGGTCGCCGGCCTCGGCGAGGTTGAGCAGCGCGAGGGTCTCGGCGGACTGGCCGCTAGCAACCAGCAGAGCGCCGACACCGCCCTCGAGACTGGCCACCCGCTGCTCGACCGCGTCGGTGGTCGGGTTCATCAGCCGCGTGTAGATGTTGCCGAACTCCTTGAGGGCGAACAGGTTCGCCGCGTGCGCCGTGTCGTTGAACACGTACGACGTGGTCTGGTAGATCGGCAGCGCGCGGGCGCCGGTGGTCGCGTCGGCGGTCTGGCCGGCGTGGATCTGACGGGTCTCGAAGGACCAACCGTCGTTCATGGGGACTCCTGACGAGGAATGTGGCTGCGCTGCAGCCGGGGCTGGGCAGGGAGAGGCACCGGCACGGCCGGTGGGCGAACGGGGACGACGGCGGTCGTCAGAAGGGCATTCGACAGGTCATTCGAGGGCTCCAAGCTCCTGGGGCCCGCTCGAAGACGGACCCGCGCTTGCCGGTCGCAGGTGCAGACCGGCCAGGTCATCACCCGGGGCACCCCACCGCGGTTGGAGGGTTGCCGGCCAGCAAGCCGGGGCTACGCGCTGGCACTCATGACCTCTGACGAGATTACCAACGCGCCGCCAGGCCGTCCACGGACCGGTCGGCTGTCTCAGCTGTCGAGACTGGGCCTGATACCGGCCCGCAGCAGACCCTCGACCAGCACGGCCATCCGGTAGCCGGGGTCGAGGTCGAGGGCGCGCTCCACCGCCAGGTTGGCCAGGGCGCCCTCGCCGTCGTGCCAGCACTGCAGCGCGAACAGGGTCAGCGGGCAGACCGCCCAGTCGCCGTCGCAGCGCCGGCTCAGGTCGGCCAGCAGCGCGGTGACCGCCTCGTGCTCGGCAGCCTCAACCGTCGGACCATCCTGACCAGCACGAGCGGCGCCGGACGGACGTCGCAGCCAGCCCACCCAGCGCATCGCGACCGCGTCCCGGATCGGGACGTCGGCGAGCCCGGCCAGCAGGAGCGCCGCCTGGGCGTCGCTGGTTTCGACACGACCCGCCCTGGCTCGTTCGGCGACGAGCCCGGCGAACAGCGCCTCGACCCGTCGGCTGTGCTGGAGGTAGTCCCCCGAGCGCATCGCCTCGTGCTGCTGGTGCGCAAGCCGCCCGGTGCGACGCACGACGGCGGGGGCCGCGGCACTGATGCGCGCCCGCAGGTCTTCCCGTCCCGGCACCGGCGCCCGACCGCTGGCCACCAGGGCCGTCGCGGCAACGCTGGTCCGGCCGTGATCCAGCGGCGTCCCCTCGTCCGGGCAGCACCGGCTCTCGTGGCACGAGTACGACCAGAAGCGGTCCGCCGAGACGTAGGTCGCTTCCTTCAGCCCGATCCCGAGCTCGGCCAGCTCGCCCTGCAGCGCGTCGACGAGCTTCTGCCACGGGCGTGCGTCACGGCGCCACCGGGCGTCGTCGTACACGAGCAGCGCCACCTGGCTGGGCCGTTCCCGGGAGACGAAGGTGAGCAGGTCCGCCGCCCAGGGCCCCAGGATCGACGGCTCGTCCGGCAGGTCGACCCTCGCGGCCATGCCGCAACGCAGCTTCGGCCCGTTCAGGGCGAGCAGCACCAGGCTGCGGCTCGGGGTGAACCCCAGGAGGTACGGCACGGTTCCGACGAGATCGGCTGGCCCGGTGACCCGGACGACGGTTTCAGGAGCGGCGGGCGGAGTTGAGGTGGTCATGTCGACCAGCGTCTGGTCTCACGAGCCGGCCGGACAGGGCCTGGACCGGATCTGTGGACAGTGGGACTAACGCCCGATCTTGTGGATGAGGGGGCTGTGCAGCACGGCCCCCTTCACGGTTCGGTCAGCCGCGAACGACCTTCCCAGCCACCACGGGCCCCGGCTTCGGCGCGCCCTCGCTCTCCCAGCGCAGGAAGGCCGCGGCGTCCATCAGCAGGCGTCCGGCCAGCCACGAGGCCACCACCGCGTCGTCCACGATCCCCAGCAGCGGGAGGAAGTCCGGTAGCAGGTCGATGGGCGACACGATGTAGAGCACGGCGACCGCGAGCAGGCCGATCTCGCCGCGCGAGGCGCCTGGGTAGCGGCCGACCAGCGTCGCTACCACCAGACGCGGCACGGCCCGCAGGGACTCCCAGACCCCCGGGGCACCGGGACGGGACGCCCCGCGCAGGGCCTGCCACAGCGCGACGTAAGCCGCGGTCCTGCCTTTGCCGGCCATGAGGCCCTCCCTGATCGACGGTTCTCCTGGTCAGACGTTACGGCGGCGCCCCAGGTTCCGCAGATCTCCCAGGTGTCGCGAACGGCGGTCGACTCAGCGGGCCAGGGCGGCCTGGGCGTGCGGGAACTCGCGACGGGCCTGGTCGGCGATCCGGCGCAGCAGGAAGACGTCGAAGCCGGCCCCGAGGAAACCACCGACAAGGGGGACGCCGCGCCCCAGTCGCGGGGCGGCGCTCTGGCCCACGCGGGCGATCAGCCGGAACCCGATGCCCTTGTTCAGCACCATGAGCGCCGGGCCGGGCAGCCGGCTCGTCGCGAGCCCCGCCAGCCGACCGGAGTGCTGCACGCCCGCACCCTTCAGGAGGTCGTCGGCGTCCGCGCCGACCAGCGTCAACATCACCGCGGCCCGGACGCCCCGCTGGTGCAGGTCGTACCCACGCAGGCTGGCGATCGAGGCGACCATGCGGGTGGCGATCGCGTAGAACTCCAGCACGTTGGCCGGCAGCGCCAGCGGCAGCGTGAAGAACCCCCCGAGCCCGGTGACGAAGCCGCCCGCAGCGGCAGCGCGGACGTGGCTACGGACAATCGCATCGATGGCCCGCTCGGCATCGCCCTGACCACTGAGCGCGCTGTCCGCGACGGTCTGGGCGGAGTCGAACGGCCCTCGACCGTCGATCCCCACGTCGATCAGCCGGTCAACGATGACGGTCGCGTGGGCCGCGAAGCCCTTCACGTCCTCTTCGGTCCGAACTTCCTGCGTCACGTTCGTCCTCCTTCGACCGCGCGGCACCGCGCGTCCCCCGATGATGCCGTGCCACGTGGCGTCCCGCAGCGCGCAGCTCGCTTCCGCCGTCCAGTCCGCTTTCCGCCACGTGGGCCGCTCAGGCGGGGTCCAGGAGCGGGCTGAGTGGCGGAAAGCGGACTGAGCGGCGGAAGCGTGGGGTTGCCGTGGGGGTGGGGTGGCCGTGGGGGTGGGGTGATGTCGGTGCCACCCGCCAGGATGGGTGACGTGCTCCTCGCCGATGTCGCCGCTGCCAGCAAGGTGGTCGCTGCCACCCCCTCCCGGCGCGCCAAGGTGGCCGCACTCGCCACCTGCCTGGCGGCGGCCTCCGCCGGTGGGGACCCGCGCACCGTCTCGGTCGTCGTGAGCTACCTGACCGGTGAGCTGAAGCAGCGGCGCACCGGGATCGGGTACGCCGCGCTTCGCGAGGCCGCCACCGTCGAGCGCGCAGACCGGCCCACGCTGACCGTGCTGGAGGTCGATGACGCCTTCGAGACCGCGGCGGCACTGTCCGGCTCGGGGTCGCAGTCCGCGCGCCGCGACCTGGTTCGCGGGCTGCTGTCCCGGGCGACCGCGGACGAAGCCGCACTGCTGGTCGCGCTGGTCTCGGGCGAGCTGCGGCAGGGGGCCCAGGTCGGCGTGCTGCTGGACGCGTTGGCCGTCGCGACGGGTGCTGCGCCCGCGGCGGTGCGCCGGGCGATCACCCTGAGTGGCTCGGTCGGCGAGGTGGCCGTCGCCGGCCTGCTGCGCGGGCCGGGCGCCCTCGGCGACTTCACCCTTCAGGTGGGTCGCCCGCTGTCGCCCATGCTCGCCAAGTCGGCCCCGGACGTCGCGACCGCCCTGGCCGGCCTCGGTGGCTGCGCCATCGAGTGGAAGCTGGACGGCATCCGGATCCAGGTGCACCGCGACGGCTCGAAGGTGGCGGTGTTCACCCGCACCCTGGACGACGTCACGGACCGACTGCCCGAGGTCGTGGCACTAGCGCGGTCCCTGCCGGTCGACAGCGTCGTGCTGGACGCCGAGGCGATCGCGCTGCGACCGGACGGGCGCCCACGCCCGTTCCAGGAGACCGCGTCCCGGGTCATGACGCAGGCGGCCAGGACCGATGCCGCGGCGGAGCGGACGCCCCTGACGACCTACGTGTTCGACGTGCTCGCGCTGAACGGCACCGACCTCACGGACGAGCCGTTGCGGTCGCGCCGAGCCACGCTCGAGTCCGTCGTCCCGGCTCGGGCGGTCGTACCGCACCTCATGGTGCCGAACGACGACCAGGCGGTCAGCCGGGCCGAGGCCTTCGCACAGGAGGCCCTCGACCAAGGTCACGAGGGCGTGGTGGTGAAGGAGCTGGACGCGCCCTACGCCATGGGCCGGCGCGGCGCGGGGTGGGTCAAGGTCAAGCCGGTGCACACGCTCGACCTCGTCGTCCTCGCGGCGGAGTGGGGTCACGGCCGGCGCACCGGTCGGCTGTCCAACCTGCACCTCGGAGCCCGGGACCCGGCAGGCCGGTTCGGACCGCCGGGCGGGTTCGTCATGCTCGGCAAGACCTTCAAGGGCCTGACCGACCAGTTGCTCGCGTGGCAGACCGAGGAGCTGCTCGCCCGCGCCGACGGGGACAGCGACCAGTGGGTGGTGTCGGTCCGGCCCGAGCTGGTGGTCGAGATCGCCCTGGACGGCGTGCAGACCTCCCCGCGGTACCCGGCCGGCATCGCGCTGCGGTTCGCCCGCGTCGTCCGCTACCGGCCGGACAAGGTGGCCACTGACGCCGACCCGATCGAAGCCGTCGAGGACCTGCGTCCCGACTGACGGCCCGGCTGCCCACATCGCGGACATCCGCCGGCTCCGCTCGGCGCGGACCCAGCCACCTGGGATCATGAAGACGCCCACCCCTGATGACACCGACCACGGAGGCCACGTCGTGACCCTGCCCAGCGACACCGACGCCAAGCTCGCGCAGTACGCCCATCCCGAGCGCCTGGTCTCGACCGAGTGGCTGGCCGAGCACCTGGGCGACGAGGGGCTCGTGGTCGTCGAGTCCGACGAGGACGTGCTGCTGTACGACAGCGGTCACATCCCCGGTGCCGTCAAGGTGGACTGGCACACCGACCTCAATGACCCGGTCACCCGCGACTACGTGGACGGTGCCCGGTTCAGCGAGGTCCTGGGCCAGCGCGGCATCTCCCGCGACACGACCATCGTGGTCTACGGCGACAAGAACAACTGGTGGGCCGCCTACGCCCTGTGGGTCTTCACGCTCTTCGGCCACGAGGACGTGCGCCTGCTGGACGGCGGCCGCGCGAAGTGGCTCGCCGAGGAGCGCGACCTGACCCGCGAGGTACCGCAGCCGACCCCCGCGACGTACCCGGTGGTCGAGCGCGACGACTCGAAGATCAGGGCCTTCAAGGACGACGTCCTGGCGCACCTGGGCGGCAAGCTGATCGACGTCCGGTCCCCCGGCGAGTTCAGCGGGGAGCTGCTGCACATGCCCAACTACCCGCAGGAGGGTGCCGTTCGCGGGGGGCACATCCCCGGTGCGCGCAGCGTCCCGTGGGCCCGCGCCGCCGCCGAGGACGCGACCTTCCGCTCCCGTGAGGAGCTCGAGGCCATCTACGAGGGCGAGAAGGGCCTGACGTCCACCGACGACGTGATCGCCTACTGCCGGATCGGCGAGCGCTCCTCGCACACCTGGTTCGTGCTGACCCACCTGCTCGGCTACGACTCGGTACGCAACTACGACGGCTCCTGGACGGAGTGGGGCAACAGCGTGCGGGTGCCGATCGAGATCGGCCCCGACGCGCCGTCGGGCAGCTGATGAGCGACGAGCGAGCCCCGCTGCCGTCGGCGATGGCCGAGCTGGCCGAGGACTTCCATGCCCTCGGCCCGCAGGACCGGCTCCAGCTGCTGCTCGAGCTCAGCGACGAGCTGCCCGCGCTGCCCGAGCGCTACGCCGGGCACCTCGAGGCGATGGAGCAGGTGCACGAGTGCCAGTCCCCGTTGTTCCTCGCGGTCGAGACCGACCCTGAGTCCGTGCACGTCTTCTTCGACGCGCCGCGGGAGTCCCCGACCACCCGCGGGTTCGCCGGCATCCTGCACACCGGGCTGAACGGGCTGACCCCGGCGGAGGTGCTGGCGGTGCCGGACGACGCCCCGTACCGCTTCGGGCTCGCCGAGGCAGTGAGTCCGCTGCGGCTTCGGGGCATGGTGGCGATGCTGTCCCGGATCAAGCGGCAGGTCCGCGCGCAGACGGCCGACTGACGTCCTGGTGGCCCCGCTCGGCTCAGGCGGGGTCGTGGGCGGTCAGCTGGTGCACGACCTCCAGCGCGGCGAAGTGCACCGTGCTCAACGGGTGGATGCCGTCGACCAGTGGGCGCTCCCCCGCGACGACCACCCGCTGCCCCTGCCGGGTGAGCGCACGCATCGCGACGTAGCCGGCGCCCGGCAGGGCAAGGCTGTCCGTGGGCTCGAGGTCCTCGAGCCGCGACTGCAGCACGAGCAACAGGCCGATGACGGCGGCGCGAACGTCGACGTCCGCCGCGCCGCCGCCGCTCGAGTGCTTTCCGGTGCTGGTGAACAGCTCGGCGCTGCCGCCGGCGAGCGCCACGAGGGTCGAACCGCCCCACGGCAGGCCGGTCTCGACGACGGCGGCCCAGACGTCGGGCAGGCGGGGTGTCGGCGTCCAGTCGACGGCCTGCGGTGTGCGGGTGAGCACGTCGAGCCGGTGGGCCTCGTACTCCGCCCTGGGGTCGCGCAGCGCGGCGCGCCGTCGTCCGAACACGTGCTGACGGTAGCCAGTCGTCAGCGCAGCGACATCACGGGCTCGCCGAGCGAGGTGAGTCCGGTGCCGGTGCGGACGCACTCGCCGCCGTGTGGT
This DNA window, taken from Angustibacter luteus, encodes the following:
- a CDS encoding RNA polymerase sigma factor, encoding MSSVPTARSSSAESLPAEFTHPALQDLLRLGRTNGFVDAGSVKHALEEADLPLKRMKAVLRTLDEQGVAVHLEAAPSRAVAATATKRASTSASATTKAPAKKAAAKSTEAAKPAAKSAAAPAKKAAAKKATPDAAEAATSAAARPATKAATAKKAAPAKKTAAKQAAAAPAAGDEAAPAAEDGETPAEPAEGEAAEDVEETGFVITDDDDDAPAQQVATAGATADPVKDYLKQIGKVALLNAEQEVELAKRIEAGLFAEERLNSGAKIEPKFKRELWWIAQDGKKAKNHLLEANLRLVVSLAKRYTGRGMLFLDLIQEGNLGLIRAVEKFDYTKGYKFSTYATWWIRQAITRAMADQARTIRIPVHMVEVINKLARVQRQMLQDLGREPTPEELAKELDMTPEKVVEVQKYGREPISLHTPLGEDGDSEFGDLIEDSEAVVPADAVSFTLLQEQLHSVLDTLSEREAGVVSMRFGLTDGQPKTLDEIGKVYGVTRERIRQIESKTMSKLRHPSRSQVLRDYLD
- a CDS encoding universal stress protein; the encoded protein is MAIVVGFVPTNEGKAALRRAAEEAKLRSTRLVVINSNRGGKDLASDDAVRYEAELAAVQRELAEAGIDHEVRQLVRGLEPAEDLIAVATEIGADFIVIGLRRRTPVGKLILGSNAQRILLDAPCPVLAVKADA
- a CDS encoding glutamate--cysteine ligase — its product is MAVQPTTGPTLGLEEELHVCDLASGDLRSSADDLLAALSTPATTAGLTAAGTVVAELPLSQIETVTGVGSSIEDLLGRALTLRAAAAGAATELGLGLLASGSPPLGRAADQRVSPDSRYDALRERAAALVDQQLIAGMHLHVGVGDPTSTAVDDEARVAVVEALRPWLPALLALTANSPYWLGTDTGFASYRQVHWQRWPVAGPPPSAQDAAQWHRSVAALVDAGVVDDASFVYWDVRLATRFPTVEVRVADVVPTLDDAAGFVAIVRGLAAGALAEHEAGRRAPGVRLSALRAATWRAARYGLAGQLVDPATGTLAPAVDVLRSMLRHAAPGLEIAGDGDLARDGLARVFRDGNGADRQRRAFERFGWEGVLDVVRVDPDASTPTVTSGDGNGWVACTCGQQHWGLHGAAGLLLTRPGAAGPEVLLQLRAAWTHQGGTWGLPGGARDSHETTGEAARREAWEEAGVEPGAVTVLGEDQDDHGPWSYTYVLARADDGVAASPTNRESDAVEWVPVPQVDARELHPAFAAAWPRLRTRLVALAEVRER
- the metX gene encoding homoserine O-acetyltransferase MetX is translated as MAAGGAWSAGDPVGRRHFADVGTLTLEARGALPDVTVAYETWGTLNAARDNAVLVLHALTGDSHVSGPATSGHPTAGWWDALVGPGRALDTDQWFVVAPNVLGGCQGTTGPASPAPDGRAWGSRFPFLTVRDQVAAEARLADRLGIDSWASVIGGSMGGMRVLEWAVTYPDRLRSAVVLASTAYATAEQIAWCEPQLLAIRADAQWAGGDYHELDGPGPVAGLGIARRIAHVTYRSELELAERFGRSAQGDEQPIGGSGRYAVESYLDHHADKLHRRFDAGSYVVLTEAMNSHDVGRGRSGVQQALGRVTCDLYVASVDSDRLYPPRLSEEIVAAVPTARPLLTVSSPYGHDGFLIETSQVGEVVRRSLASARVSAP